A genomic stretch from Hydrogenimonas urashimensis includes:
- a CDS encoding thioredoxin family protein codes for MKIEILGTGCAKCKTLEQNVMAALGKVGKFAELKKVEDITEIMQYGVMTTPGLVIDGQVVSVGKVLSPDEIAQLIQKAG; via the coding sequence ATGAAGATCGAAATACTTGGAACCGGTTGCGCCAAATGCAAAACGTTGGAGCAGAATGTCATGGCGGCATTGGGAAAAGTGGGGAAATTCGCGGAATTGAAAAAGGTGGAGGATATCACCGAGATCATGCAGTATGGGGTCATGACTACGCCGGGCCTGGTGATCGATGGGCAGGTCGTCAGTGTCGGCAAGGTGCTCTCGCCCGACGAGATCGCCCAGCTGATCCAAAAGGCCGGATGA